A part of Candidatus Electrothrix aestuarii genomic DNA contains:
- the atpG gene encoding ATP synthase F1 subunit gamma: MPGLKDVKNKIEGVSKTSQITKAMNMVASAKLRGAQERMETFRPYAEKFAEAMKDLSSGDSEKQPLMEVRDVYGVELIVVTSDRGLCGSYNANIISKAQKLIKQFEAEGKKVSLITVGNKAAQAFRRSGKIREEHKDIMGTFQMFHARDISQNAATNFLSGEVDEVRIVYARFLSMAKQHATETMLLPIKPVEQGEEATGTTVEYIYEPDPAQIMEVLLPLHLNVQVYHAMIEVAAGEHAARMTAMDNATKACGDIINDLTQLYNKARQAAITGDLMDIVGGAEALKG, encoded by the coding sequence ATGCCTGGATTAAAGGATGTTAAAAATAAAATAGAAGGTGTCTCAAAGACCTCGCAGATCACCAAGGCTATGAACATGGTCGCCTCTGCGAAACTGCGCGGTGCCCAGGAACGAATGGAGACCTTTCGGCCTTATGCGGAAAAATTCGCCGAGGCTATGAAGGATCTGTCCAGTGGGGACAGCGAAAAGCAGCCTCTGATGGAAGTCCGTGATGTTTACGGAGTAGAACTTATTGTCGTCACTTCGGACCGTGGACTTTGCGGAAGTTATAACGCCAATATCATCTCTAAGGCGCAAAAGCTCATCAAGCAATTTGAGGCAGAAGGGAAAAAAGTCAGCCTCATTACGGTGGGCAATAAGGCGGCCCAGGCATTCCGACGCTCCGGTAAGATTCGGGAAGAGCACAAGGACATCATGGGGACCTTTCAGATGTTTCATGCCCGGGATATATCCCAGAATGCCGCGACGAATTTTCTCTCGGGAGAGGTTGATGAGGTACGGATTGTTTATGCCCGTTTTCTCTCTATGGCCAAACAGCACGCAACAGAAACAATGCTGTTGCCCATTAAGCCTGTTGAGCAGGGAGAGGAGGCTACCGGAACGACTGTAGAATATATCTACGAGCCTGATCCTGCCCAGATTATGGAGGTGTTGCTTCCTCTCCATCTGAATGTACAGGTCTATCATGCTATGATTGAGGTTGCGGCTGGTGAACATGCGGCACGCATGACGGCTATGGATAATGCGACCAAGGCATGCGGAGATATTATCAACGATTTGACGCAACTGTACAATAAGGCTCGCCAGGCGGCCATTACCGGTGATCTCATGGATATCGTCGGTGGTGCTGAGGCACTGAAGGGGTAA
- the atpA gene encoding F0F1 ATP synthase subunit alpha — MQIKASEISRIIKDQIAGYASDIDLKETGTVLSVGDGIARVYGVENCQAMELLEFPGDIMGLALNLEEDNVGVAVMGDVRHIKEGDIVKRTGKIAEVPVGPELEGRVVDGIGQPIDGKGPIEAKETRKMEVLAPGVIARKGVHEPCYTGYKAVDAMTPVGRGQRELVIGDRQIGKTALCVDAIIAQKNSGIHCVYVATGQKKSTVALVVEALRKHGAMEYTTVVAACASDPAPMQYVSAMVGCAMAEYFRDNGQHSLIIYDDLSKQAVAYRELSLLLRRPPGREAYPGDIFFNHSRLLERSAKVSDELGAGSMTALPIIETQAGDVSAFIPTNVISITDGQVFLEPSLFFAGVRPAINVGISVSRVGGAAQVKAMKQVAGTLRLDLAQYRELAAFAGFGSDLDAATQAQLTRGERLVEILKQPQYQPLPMEKQVTIIFAGTKGFLDKFPVDMLADYEQELYSYIETNEPSIFTELQEQEAISSELDEKMRKTLTAFGEAFKATKDLN, encoded by the coding sequence ATGCAGATCAAAGCCTCAGAAATCAGTCGGATCATCAAGGATCAGATTGCTGGTTATGCCAGTGATATTGATCTGAAAGAAACCGGAACAGTTCTTTCAGTTGGTGACGGTATTGCCCGTGTGTACGGTGTGGAAAATTGTCAGGCCATGGAGCTGCTTGAGTTCCCTGGCGATATCATGGGACTCGCTCTGAACCTGGAAGAGGATAATGTCGGTGTTGCGGTCATGGGTGATGTCCGTCATATTAAGGAAGGCGACATCGTTAAACGGACCGGCAAGATCGCTGAGGTTCCTGTTGGACCGGAACTGGAAGGTCGCGTTGTTGACGGTATTGGGCAGCCCATTGATGGGAAGGGACCGATTGAAGCCAAAGAAACTCGAAAGATGGAAGTCCTGGCTCCCGGTGTTATCGCCCGTAAAGGTGTGCATGAGCCCTGCTATACCGGCTATAAGGCGGTTGATGCCATGACTCCGGTTGGTCGCGGACAGCGTGAGTTGGTTATCGGTGACCGCCAGATCGGCAAGACTGCTCTCTGCGTTGATGCTATCATCGCCCAGAAAAACAGCGGTATACATTGTGTGTACGTTGCCACGGGCCAGAAAAAATCCACAGTTGCTCTCGTTGTTGAGGCCCTGCGTAAGCACGGTGCTATGGAGTACACCACCGTGGTTGCAGCCTGTGCCTCTGATCCTGCGCCGATGCAGTATGTTTCTGCGATGGTTGGTTGCGCAATGGCTGAGTATTTTCGGGATAATGGTCAGCATTCCCTGATTATATATGATGATCTTTCCAAGCAGGCTGTTGCCTACCGTGAGCTGTCCCTGTTGCTCCGTCGTCCACCGGGACGTGAGGCTTATCCTGGCGACATCTTCTTTAACCATTCTCGTCTGCTGGAGCGTTCCGCCAAGGTGAGTGACGAGCTCGGTGCTGGTTCCATGACTGCTTTGCCCATCATCGAAACCCAGGCCGGTGACGTTTCCGCCTTTATTCCTACCAATGTTATCTCTATTACTGACGGCCAGGTCTTCCTGGAGCCGAGTCTGTTCTTTGCCGGTGTTCGTCCGGCGATCAACGTTGGTATCTCAGTTTCCCGTGTTGGTGGTGCAGCCCAGGTGAAAGCTATGAAGCAGGTTGCAGGCACTCTTCGTCTTGATCTGGCCCAGTATCGTGAGTTGGCCGCCTTTGCTGGCTTTGGTTCGGATTTGGATGCAGCCACCCAGGCCCAGCTGACCCGTGGTGAGCGTCTGGTTGAGATCCTGAAACAACCACAGTACCAGCCCCTGCCTATGGAAAAACAGGTGACTATCATCTTTGCCGGTACCAAGGGCTTCTTGGATAAATTTCCGGTAGATATGCTTGCTGATTACGAGCAGGAGCTGTACAGCTATATTGAGACAAATGAGCCCTCAATTTTTACCGAGCTACAGGAACAGGAAGCAATCTCAAGCGAGCTGGATGAGAAGATGAGAAAAACCCTGACCGCTTTCGGTGAGGCGTTTAAAGCGACCAAGGATCTGAACTAA
- a CDS encoding F0F1 ATP synthase subunit delta → MKQTIIAKRYARAIFRLGQEQGLIESYAETLSSIADLFDDPELEVAETLVNPLYPLEARYKVMTAIAEAVGADALVTAFLNLLVERKRIDVLKEVVEQVRGMLDLEKNISHGRVTSAIELDDMLLGKIQAKLEELTGRKVILETQVDPSIIGGMIARVGDLVLDGSIRTQLNGLKESIKGRE, encoded by the coding sequence GTGAAACAGACAATTATAGCAAAGCGGTATGCCAGGGCGATCTTCAGGCTGGGGCAGGAGCAGGGGCTTATTGAAAGCTATGCAGAAACGCTCAGCAGCATTGCGGATCTCTTTGATGATCCTGAGTTGGAAGTTGCGGAAACACTTGTTAATCCCCTGTATCCACTTGAAGCCAGATATAAGGTTATGACTGCGATTGCGGAAGCTGTGGGCGCTGATGCCCTGGTGACAGCCTTTCTCAATCTGTTAGTGGAGCGAAAGCGGATTGATGTGCTCAAGGAAGTTGTTGAGCAGGTTCGCGGCATGCTTGATCTTGAAAAGAATATCAGTCACGGTCGTGTCACCTCGGCAATAGAGCTTGATGATATGTTGCTCGGTAAAATTCAGGCAAAGCTGGAAGAACTTACAGGACGCAAGGTAATTCTTGAAACACAGGTTGATCCCTCGATTATCGGTGGCATGATTGCCAGAGTCGGAGATCTGGTGTTAGACGGAAGTATACGAACACAACTTAATGGATTAAAAGAATCTATCAAGGGGAGAGAATAG
- a CDS encoding ATP synthase F0 subunit B, whose translation MNARSMKKIVPILLAVGLCGGIHAVSFAQEHGKDGHPVEQTTMHEQHGEHHIAESPVIEPHSDHEAMEMLGDEYISETGGHDEHAAGHEEGHGEHNAPMLTAAKLKDLLWRALNFAALVYLLVKFLARPLATSLGGRRRQIKDELETMQEKRDEAERAYKDFESRLAGMEGEMEKLVARAKAKAEEEKGRIIAEAEVAAEEMRHQAESAVQGALAQATERLQAEIAEQAVVLAEELIVQNLTPEDQIAITEKYLERVGAVQ comes from the coding sequence ATGAACGCTCGAAGTATGAAAAAGATTGTTCCGATACTACTTGCTGTCGGCTTGTGCGGGGGGATACACGCTGTCTCCTTTGCCCAGGAACACGGCAAAGACGGACATCCTGTTGAGCAGACGACTATGCATGAGCAGCATGGGGAACATCACATTGCCGAATCTCCAGTTATTGAACCCCATAGTGACCACGAAGCTATGGAGATGCTCGGAGATGAATATATCTCTGAAACCGGGGGGCATGACGAGCATGCTGCTGGACACGAAGAAGGGCATGGCGAACATAATGCCCCGATGCTGACCGCAGCAAAGTTGAAAGATCTCCTGTGGAGGGCCCTGAATTTTGCCGCCCTTGTCTATCTTCTTGTAAAATTTCTTGCCAGACCTCTAGCAACAAGCTTGGGAGGCAGACGTCGCCAGATTAAAGATGAGCTGGAGACTATGCAGGAAAAACGTGATGAAGCGGAAAGGGCCTATAAGGACTTTGAGTCGCGTTTGGCTGGTATGGAAGGGGAAATGGAGAAACTCGTGGCAAGAGCCAAGGCAAAAGCCGAAGAGGAAAAGGGCCGGATTATTGCTGAGGCTGAGGTCGCAGCAGAGGAAATGCGGCATCAGGCTGAATCTGCGGTACAGGGTGCTCTTGCTCAGGCAACAGAAAGGCTACAGGCGGAGATTGCCGAGCAGGCTGTTGTGCTGGCTGAGGAGTTGATCGTACAAAATTTGACCCCAGAGGATCAGATAGCGATCACTGAGAAGTATCTTGAACGTGTGGGTGCGGTACAGTGA
- a CDS encoding ATP synthase F0 subunit B, with product MISVDSTVFIHIINMIALMLILNKVLYKPIIEIMEKRQDALDTLSDNVEKYERNAKDRQAELDKKMREASAKAKETLDAARGEATKAAAAKLAVVRQEAEGEREKQLVKVQAEFEETREKLLGNLDVFAQEMASKILGRSLEA from the coding sequence ATGATTTCAGTCGATAGCACCGTGTTCATTCACATCATTAATATGATCGCTTTAATGCTCATACTGAATAAGGTCCTGTACAAACCTATCATTGAGATCATGGAAAAGAGGCAGGATGCCTTGGATACCTTGAGCGATAACGTCGAAAAATACGAGCGTAACGCCAAAGATCGCCAGGCGGAACTCGATAAAAAAATGCGGGAGGCTTCAGCCAAAGCTAAAGAAACGCTTGATGCGGCAAGAGGTGAGGCGACCAAGGCCGCAGCTGCCAAGCTGGCTGTTGTTCGCCAGGAAGCAGAGGGTGAAAGGGAAAAACAGCTTGTTAAAGTGCAGGCCGAGTTTGAGGAAACCCGCGAAAAATTATTGGGCAATTTAGATGTATTTGCCCAGGAGATGGCCTCAAAAATACTGGGAAGGAGTCTGGAAGCATGA
- a CDS encoding PTS sugar transporter subunit IIA has product MIELSEQCIVLDLESTNKEELLGEMAEAAQKRFPELNSKSIQQVLMEREQIGSTGVGNGVAIPHGKLHELQQCLVCFGRSAKGISFEAKDNKPVHLVVMILSPVGMAGEYLQTLAKVSRLMNNEENRNKFLQAKSRENIQQLFSAS; this is encoded by the coding sequence ATGATAGAACTCTCAGAGCAATGCATAGTCCTTGATTTAGAATCGACAAATAAAGAAGAGCTTCTTGGGGAAATGGCTGAGGCAGCTCAGAAAAGATTCCCTGAGTTAAATTCCAAGTCCATCCAGCAGGTCTTGATGGAGCGGGAGCAGATTGGCTCAACGGGTGTCGGGAATGGAGTTGCAATACCGCATGGAAAATTACATGAATTACAGCAATGTCTGGTCTGTTTCGGGCGATCAGCAAAAGGGATCAGCTTTGAAGCAAAGGATAACAAGCCGGTTCACCTTGTTGTGATGATTCTCTCGCCCGTCGGGATGGCGGGAGAATACCTGCAAACCTTGGCCAAGGTGAGTAGGCTGATGAATAATGAAGAGAACAGAAATAAATTTCTTCAGGCCAAAAGTAGAGAAAATATTCAACAGCTATTTAGTGCATCATAG
- the rpoN gene encoding RNA polymerase factor sigma-54: MSLELRQQVKLTQKLVMTQQLRQAIKLLQLNRLELTNALHEEMAQNPMLEEVVGVQETVSNPESLSAEEAQDSVELAASSQVAGDDPKTVAEVDWEDYSNNFDSDFSFSREAPPSDAPSQFDFISAAPGLISFLEWQLSHLKLDEKDEDIARFILGSINGHGFFEASIEDICDYAGCSIEEAEGMLRLVQSLDPPGVAARDLRESLLLQLEREGMEDDLAYLLVADHLDELQTHNFTKIAAKIDYTAREVRNAFSVITSLNPYPGNEYSNEQTNYVVPDVYLHRLDGEFIIQLNNDGMPQLQLSAEYQELMKDKAGTDSKGYLTEQKRNAQNFINSVHYRQNSIYKVMKSLLKFQHDFFEQGPGHLKPLVLNDVAQDIGLHESTVSRITSNKYVHTPQGLYELKFFFSSAVTTTDGNLVASEVIKNRIRQLIQQEPPEKPLSDNLISEMLKEEGVNVARRTVAKYRDQMKILPVKHRRKSR, from the coding sequence ATGAGTCTTGAACTCCGACAGCAAGTAAAACTTACTCAAAAACTGGTTATGACGCAGCAATTGCGTCAAGCCATTAAGCTTCTGCAGCTGAACCGCTTGGAATTGACCAATGCTCTGCACGAAGAGATGGCCCAGAATCCCATGTTGGAGGAAGTTGTTGGTGTTCAGGAAACAGTGAGTAATCCCGAATCATTATCAGCTGAAGAGGCCCAGGATTCTGTGGAGTTGGCAGCCTCCTCACAGGTCGCGGGTGATGACCCGAAAACCGTGGCCGAGGTGGATTGGGAGGATTATTCCAACAATTTTGATTCCGACTTTTCCTTTTCCAGAGAAGCCCCTCCAAGTGATGCTCCATCGCAGTTTGATTTTATCTCTGCTGCTCCCGGTCTCATTTCGTTCTTAGAATGGCAACTTTCCCATCTTAAGCTTGACGAAAAAGATGAAGATATCGCCCGATTTATCCTGGGGAGTATCAATGGGCATGGTTTCTTCGAGGCCTCAATCGAGGATATATGTGATTATGCAGGTTGCAGTATAGAAGAGGCCGAAGGGATGTTACGTCTGGTGCAAAGCCTTGACCCGCCAGGGGTAGCGGCCAGGGATCTACGCGAATCTCTGCTCTTGCAGTTGGAGAGGGAGGGGATGGAAGATGACTTGGCCTACCTGCTTGTTGCTGATCACCTGGATGAACTACAAACCCATAATTTCACTAAGATTGCTGCTAAGATTGATTATACTGCCCGTGAAGTCCGCAACGCTTTTAGTGTTATTACCTCATTAAATCCATATCCAGGGAATGAATATAGTAATGAGCAGACCAATTATGTTGTTCCTGATGTATATTTGCATAGGTTAGATGGTGAATTCATTATTCAGTTGAATAACGACGGGATGCCGCAGTTGCAGCTTTCTGCGGAGTATCAGGAGCTGATGAAGGACAAGGCAGGAACAGATTCCAAGGGATATTTGACCGAGCAGAAGCGAAACGCACAGAATTTTATCAATTCGGTTCATTATCGGCAGAATTCTATTTATAAGGTCATGAAGAGCCTGCTCAAATTCCAACATGATTTTTTTGAACAAGGGCCGGGACATCTGAAGCCTCTGGTGTTGAATGATGTAGCACAGGACATCGGTCTTCATGAATCCACTGTCAGTCGCATTACCTCGAATAAATATGTGCATACGCCTCAAGGGCTGTATGAGTTGAAGTTCTTCTTTTCCAGCGCAGTCACGACAACTGATGGAAATTTGGTGGCATCCGAAGTAATAAAAAATCGGATCAGGCAGCTTATCCAGCAGGAGCCCCCGGAAAAGCCGCTTAGTGATAATCTTATTTCTGAAATGTTAAAGGAAGAGGGGGTCAATGTTGCCCGGAGAACAGTGGCAAAATATAGGGATCAAATGAAAATTCTTCCAGTTAAACATCGTCGTAAAAGTCGTTGA
- the lptB gene encoding LPS export ABC transporter ATP-binding protein: protein MEPVSILETRNLVKEYRARRVVDQVNLKVQNGSIVGLLGPNGAGKTTTFYSIVGFIRPTAGAIFLDNREIQGLPIHRRASRGITYLAQEPSVFKKLTVEENVRIVLEPLGLTRNEINNRISELMAELKIEYLAKNKGHALSGGERRRVEIMRALATRPRFILLDEPFAGVDPLSVADLQQIIRGLKEKGLGVLISDHNVRETLQVCDFAYIMNAGQILTSGAADDIIQSELAKKMYLGENFTM, encoded by the coding sequence ATGGAACCTGTCTCTATCCTGGAAACCAGGAATCTGGTTAAGGAATATCGTGCCCGTCGGGTAGTGGACCAAGTCAACCTGAAGGTGCAGAATGGCTCCATTGTTGGTCTGTTAGGGCCGAACGGTGCTGGCAAGACCACGACTTTTTATTCAATAGTCGGTTTTATTCGACCCACAGCAGGGGCTATTTTCCTCGATAACAGGGAAATTCAGGGGCTTCCTATTCACCGTCGTGCCTCCCGGGGTATTACCTATCTGGCGCAGGAACCATCGGTTTTTAAAAAATTGACGGTTGAAGAAAATGTCCGGATTGTTCTGGAGCCCCTGGGCCTGACCCGTAATGAAATTAATAATCGCATCAGCGAGTTAATGGCTGAACTCAAGATAGAGTATTTGGCAAAAAATAAAGGGCATGCACTCTCCGGTGGTGAACGAAGAAGGGTGGAAATCATGCGTGCCTTGGCAACTCGGCCTCGCTTTATCCTGTTGGACGAACCCTTTGCCGGGGTTGATCCCTTATCTGTTGCTGATTTACAGCAAATTATCCGAGGATTGAAGGAGAAAGGCCTGGGAGTTTTAATTTCAGATCATAATGTTCGAGAAACATTGCAGGTATGCGATTTTGCCTATATAATGAATGCAGGGCAAATTCTTACCAGCGGTGCAGCCGATGATATTATTCAGAGTGAATTAGCTAAGAAAATGTATCTTGGTGAAAATTTCACAATGTGA
- the lptA gene encoding lipopolysaccharide transport periplasmic protein LptA produces the protein MMRFFLPSARTLLQSVILCGALLLVASSGFCQKDDKPINIEADRMISQEEKNSVVFIGNVDASQGKVTIRTDEMTIYYQPNDPKKPKDQSRQVDKMICVGNVKVTQEDWLGTGDRMDYFADARKVILHGHAKAWQGKNMVSGKTITYFLDEKRSVVERSEAVVGKGGKGKGKKPERIKAVIVPNSDK, from the coding sequence ATGATGCGTTTTTTTCTGCCATCCGCTCGAACTCTTCTCCAGTCAGTGATCCTTTGTGGTGCTCTTTTGTTGGTGGCGAGCTCTGGATTTTGTCAAAAAGATGACAAGCCTATTAATATTGAAGCAGACCGGATGATTTCCCAGGAAGAAAAAAATTCTGTGGTTTTTATCGGGAATGTTGACGCCAGCCAGGGTAAAGTGACCATCCGCACCGATGAGATGACGATCTATTACCAGCCCAATGATCCCAAGAAGCCAAAGGACCAATCCCGGCAGGTAGATAAAATGATCTGTGTGGGCAATGTAAAAGTCACCCAGGAAGACTGGTTGGGTACAGGAGATCGGATGGATTATTTTGCTGATGCCCGCAAGGTAATTTTGCACGGTCATGCAAAGGCTTGGCAGGGGAAGAATATGGTCTCTGGTAAAACGATTACCTATTTTCTTGATGAAAAACGGTCTGTTGTTGAGCGCTCTGAGGCCGTTGTTGGCAAAGGTGGTAAGGGAAAAGGTAAGAAGCCGGAGCGCATTAAGGCGGTTATTGTACCGAACTCGGATAAGTAG
- a CDS encoding methylenetetrahydrofolate reductase C-terminal domain-containing protein, which yields MIIAERKPLAEIIKMVQDCKKILVLACRGCVTVCSAGGEREAEILASLIRLGLKKAGKSAEVFDASLVRQCDKEYIDSIDQFEGQYDAIVSTACGVGVNFIANLRPNDNVFPALNTTFFGGSPEQGVWTEQCAGCGHCVLHFTGGHCPVARCAKSLMNGPCGGSVNGRCEIHPEVDCVWQMIYDRMGRLDRQEELTASAPIRDWSTSRHGGPRKRVREDLTV from the coding sequence ATGATTATTGCTGAACGGAAGCCTTTGGCTGAAATAATAAAAATGGTTCAGGATTGTAAAAAGATTCTGGTGCTGGCTTGTCGGGGGTGCGTCACTGTTTGCTCAGCAGGCGGAGAGCGAGAGGCTGAGATTCTGGCATCGCTCATTCGGCTTGGTCTGAAAAAGGCAGGGAAAAGTGCAGAGGTCTTTGATGCATCTTTGGTTCGTCAATGCGATAAAGAATATATAGACAGCATTGATCAATTTGAAGGGCAGTACGACGCGATTGTCTCCACAGCTTGTGGCGTAGGCGTAAATTTTATAGCTAATTTGCGTCCTAACGATAATGTTTTTCCAGCCTTGAACACCACCTTTTTTGGTGGCTCCCCTGAGCAGGGTGTCTGGACTGAACAATGTGCTGGTTGCGGTCATTGTGTCCTGCATTTTACCGGAGGGCACTGTCCGGTGGCCCGTTGCGCAAAAAGTCTGATGAACGGTCCTTGTGGCGGTTCTGTCAACGGGCGTTGTGAGATACATCCTGAAGTGGATTGTGTTTGGCAGATGATCTATGATCGGATGGGACGTTTGGACCGTCAGGAGGAGTTAACAGCATCTGCCCCTATTCGTGATTGGTCAACCTCCAGGCATGGCGGACCGCGCAAACGGGTGCGAGAGGACCTCACAGTGTAG
- a CDS encoding hydrogenase iron-sulfur subunit, with the protein MSFTPDIRLFSCHYTSQQTCADEGRGLQQLDFPKNVKMTRVVCTGKLEEVTLLKAFEDGADGVYVVGCPADGCHNVKGSQRAAKRVESVRSALSELGVEKDRAKMFFLPRGLHPEFVDVAQEVNALVTEMGPSPF; encoded by the coding sequence ATGAGTTTTACACCGGACATACGTTTGTTCAGTTGTCATTATACCTCCCAGCAGACCTGCGCCGACGAAGGACGTGGGTTGCAGCAATTAGATTTTCCAAAAAATGTTAAGATGACTCGTGTTGTCTGCACTGGAAAACTGGAGGAGGTTACGCTGCTCAAGGCCTTTGAAGATGGGGCAGATGGCGTATATGTGGTAGGTTGCCCTGCGGATGGATGTCATAATGTTAAGGGAAGTCAACGGGCTGCTAAGCGTGTTGAGTCTGTACGCTCAGCCCTCAGTGAACTTGGAGTGGAAAAGGATCGGGCTAAGATGTTCTTTCTGCCGCGTGGGCTGCATCCTGAATTTGTTGATGTCGCTCAGGAAGTGAATGCCTTGGTTACAGAAATGGGGCCGTCACCTTTTTGA
- a CDS encoding 4Fe-4S dicluster domain-containing protein: MSKKTFEINPGFSAEVVAEPGGQHLNSCFSCGACSGACPVSQAVPDFDPRKIIHMVRMGMEERLLSSDLLWYCSGCRSCVFVCPQDVSFADIMGTLAKLAMKKGYITEEKLVEKGKAAQVQRDLCVSCLTCVRVCPWEVPKIDEGGLATINVTDCKACGICVSECPAQAIILNESEDERLIAACGTNQ; this comes from the coding sequence ATGTCAAAGAAAACATTTGAAATTAATCCCGGATTCAGTGCCGAGGTGGTTGCGGAACCCGGTGGCCAGCATCTGAACTCCTGTTTTTCCTGCGGTGCTTGCTCTGGTGCCTGCCCGGTGAGTCAGGCTGTTCCAGATTTTGATCCCCGCAAGATCATCCACATGGTTCGTATGGGCATGGAAGAGCGTTTATTGAGCTCTGATTTGCTTTGGTATTGTTCAGGATGCCGTAGCTGTGTCTTTGTTTGCCCCCAGGATGTAAGTTTTGCCGATATTATGGGGACTCTGGCCAAGCTGGCCATGAAAAAAGGCTATATTACTGAAGAGAAACTGGTGGAAAAAGGGAAGGCAGCCCAGGTGCAACGTGACCTTTGTGTGTCCTGTCTCACCTGTGTTCGGGTCTGCCCGTGGGAGGTACCCAAAATTGATGAGGGTGGGCTCGCCACAATTAACGTGACGGATTGTAAAGCCTGTGGTATCTGTGTTTCTGAATGCCCTGCCCAGGCTATTATCCTGAATGAATCCGAAGACGAGCGGTTGATCGCCGCCTGTGGAACCAACCAATAA